One Setaria viridis chromosome 5, Setaria_viridis_v4.0, whole genome shotgun sequence genomic region harbors:
- the LOC117857535 gene encoding uncharacterized protein isoform X2 codes for MPKLLPLFVFLLFSSAAASSSSQAQGAAPSRRGLVPVAPAEGELGAMALGLNDTRRRLGGSFQLCAPCTCCGGDRHTCVLAPCCYAINCNIPNRPFGYCSFMPKSCDCLGCNL; via the exons ATGCCCAAGCTCCTCCCGCTCTTCGTGTTTCTGCTCTTCTCCTCGGCCGCGGCCTCCAGCAGCTCCCAG GCACAGGGAGCGGCGCCTTCTCGGCGGGGGCTGGTGCCGGTGGCCCCGGCGGAGGGGGAGCTGGGCGCGATGGCGCTCGGGCTCAACGacacgcggcggcggcttgggggGAGCTTCCAGCTCTGCGCGCCCTGCACCTGCTGCGGCGGGGACAGGCACACCTGCGTCCTCGCGCCCTGCTGCTACGCCATCAACTGCAACATCCCCAACCGCCCCTTCGGGTACTGCTCCTTCATGCCCAAGTCCTGCGACTGCCTCGGATGCAACCTCTGA
- the LOC117857873 gene encoding zinc finger CCCH domain-containing protein 12, whose amino-acid sequence MDDAGRASAPAAVTVSATSAPALPPPSATTAAADTSSPDPSALYGEGMWQQMAMNSGATMQPGPYPERPGEPDCTYYLRTGLCRFGMSCRFNHPPDRNLAIASARMKGEYPERVGQPECQYYLKTGTCKFGPTCKFHHPREKAGIAGRVQLNTLGYPLRPNEKECAYYLKTGQCKYANTCKFHHPELFNAVPSSRGSPIYPSVHSSASAGPQSYTGTMASWAFPRASYIPSPRWQSPSNYAPMIVPQGLVQVPSWNSYPGQLQSPGAQQTYGTSQQGEPSAGNQGMLSPYRSSSFPVPQYALQRENVFPERPDQPECQYYMKTGDCKFGAVCKFHHPRVRSLPPPDCVLSPMGLPIRPGEELCKFYSRYGICKFGANCKFDHPMTAPMGVYAYGFSASASPASASTNVPMARRLLGSPSGSGYAS is encoded by the exons ATGGACGACGCCGGAAGGGCATCCGCTCCCGCGGCGGTGACGgtctccgccacctccgcacCCGCGCTTcctccgccctccgccaccaccgccgccgccgacacgtCCTCCCCCGACCCCTCCGCGCTCTATGGAG AGGGGATGTGGCAACAGATGGCCATGAACAGCGGTGCCACTATGCAACCTGGGCCATATCCTGAGCGGCCGGGTGAACCGGACTGCACTTACTACCTCAGGACTGGATTGTGTAGATTTGGCATGAGCTGCAGGTTCAATCACCCTCCGGATAGGAATCTG GCTATTGCCTCTGCCAGAATGAAGGGAGAATATCCTGAGAGAGTGGGACAGCCAGAATGTCAG TATTATCTGAAGACCGGAACATGCAAGTTTGGCCCAACATGCAAATTTCACCATCCCAGGGAAAAGGCTGGAATTGCAGGAAGGGTGCAGCTAAACACATTAGGATATCCACTCCGCCCG AACGAAAAGGAGTGTGCATATTATTTAAAAACAGGACAGTGTAAATATGCAAATACTTGTAAATTCCACCATCCGGAACTTTTCAATGCGGTGCCTTCTTCACGTGGTTCTCCTATTTATCCTTCTGTACATTCCTCTGCAAGCGCTGGTCCGCAATCCTATACTGGAACTATGGCAAGTTGGGCTTTTCCACGAGCTTCTTATATCCCAAGCCCCAGATGGCAAAGTCCTTCAAATTATGCACCAATGATTGTACCTCAGGGTCTTGTTCAAGTGCCAAGCTGGAATTCATATCCT GGTCAACTGCAGTCACCAGGGGCTCAACAAACCTATGGAACCTCTCAACAAGGGGAACCTAGCGCAGGAAACCAGGGAATGTTATCACCCTACAGATCTAGTTCGTTTCCTGTGCCTCAATATGCGCTGCAGAGAGAGAATGTATTTCCTGAGAGACCTGATCAACCAGAATGCCAATATTACATGAAGACAGGAGATTGTAAATTTGGTGCAGTGTGCAAGTTCCATCATCCCAGGGTGAGATCACTGCCGCCTCCAGATTGTGTCTTAAGTCCAATGGGTCTTCCAATTCGTCCA GGTGAAGAACTCTGCAAATTCTATTCACGTTATGGCATCTGCAAGTTTGGAGCCAACTGTAAGTTCGACCATCCAATGACCGCTCCAATGGGAGTCTACGCTTATGGTTTCTCAGCATCAGCTTCTCCTGCATCCGCTTCAACTAATGTACCTATGGCTCGGCGCCTTCTGGGATCCCCATCTGGTTCTGGATACGCATCCTAG